A portion of the Thermogemmatispora onikobensis genome contains these proteins:
- a CDS encoding PIG-L deacetylase family protein, producing the protein MATRRLLGVFAHPDDEGSMSGAFILYGQAGVETGLVCATRGEVGEIADPVLATPENLGQVREQELRAAADVLGIGHLWFLDYRDSGMAGTPDNNDPRAFIQAPPADVIGKLVAIIRAFRP; encoded by the coding sequence ATGGCAACACGGCGACTGCTGGGCGTCTTCGCCCACCCCGACGATGAAGGCAGCATGAGCGGGGCCTTCATCCTTTACGGTCAGGCAGGGGTTGAGACCGGCCTGGTCTGTGCCACGCGGGGCGAAGTCGGAGAAATTGCCGATCCTGTTCTAGCCACGCCCGAGAACCTCGGCCAGGTGCGCGAACAAGAGCTGCGCGCCGCCGCCGACGTCCTGGGCATAGGGCACCTCTGGTTTCTTGACTACCGCGACTCAGGGATGGCAGGCACGCCCGATAACAACGACCCGCGGGCCTTTATCCAGGCCCCTCCTGCCGACGTCATCGGCAAGCTGGTCGCCATTATTCGCGCCTTCCGCCCCTAG
- a CDS encoding glycosyltransferase family 4 protein → MRLALITPWVVVPPMIGGLQIRFYQLQCLLAHLAGAQGLAVWDLREGGPVSLEEPPLSDPRRPELAAFGPPHGMRALGLRLRHLWPGYVAPSLASQRRRLLDWLAQQQATHVVLVHPYASELAPVLKRRGLHVFIDCHNVESELALQLAELAGSPREAEEARLRHLVFRRRERRCFPAADEVWLPSEEDVHRQRQVCGSGAGLRLRVVPNALDLRQYEPPPMPEAAGADVAVEESLDIVYPAEFGYGPNVEAAALLSERILPAVRRHCPRARLVLVGRDRYGLVACLRREPEVVVTDTVPDVRPYLARAAVVPVPLRHGSGTRYKILEALALARAVVTTPRGAEGLALRDGEHVLIRELEDFGEAIVTLLRDRRLACQLGRNGRLLVEERYSWEALAPLLRAALEGRGETSGQSGAC, encoded by the coding sequence ATGCGACTGGCGCTGATTACTCCCTGGGTGGTGGTGCCGCCGATGATCGGCGGGCTGCAGATCCGCTTTTATCAGTTGCAGTGCCTGCTGGCGCACCTGGCTGGCGCGCAGGGGCTGGCCGTGTGGGACCTGCGCGAGGGCGGCCCGGTCTCGCTGGAGGAGCCGCCACTCTCCGATCCACGGCGCCCCGAGCTGGCGGCTTTTGGGCCGCCACATGGTATGCGCGCCCTGGGGCTGCGCCTGCGCCATCTGTGGCCAGGCTATGTGGCTCCCTCGCTGGCGAGCCAGCGCCGGCGCCTGCTGGACTGGCTGGCGCAGCAGCAGGCGACCCATGTGGTGCTGGTTCATCCTTACGCCAGCGAGCTGGCGCCGGTGCTGAAGCGACGTGGGCTGCATGTCTTTATCGATTGCCATAATGTTGAAAGCGAGCTGGCGCTACAGCTGGCTGAGCTGGCCGGCTCGCCGCGCGAGGCGGAGGAGGCACGCCTGCGCCACCTGGTCTTTCGTCGACGTGAGCGGCGCTGCTTTCCTGCTGCTGATGAGGTCTGGCTGCCGTCGGAGGAGGATGTCCACCGCCAACGGCAGGTTTGTGGTTCCGGTGCAGGGCTGCGGCTGCGCGTCGTGCCAAACGCCCTCGACCTGCGCCAGTATGAGCCGCCGCCGATGCCAGAGGCTGCCGGGGCCGACGTTGCAGTGGAGGAGAGCCTGGATATTGTCTATCCGGCGGAATTTGGCTATGGTCCCAATGTGGAGGCGGCGGCTTTGCTGAGTGAGCGTATTCTGCCTGCCGTGCGTCGTCACTGTCCGCGGGCGCGCCTGGTGTTGGTTGGGCGCGATCGCTATGGGCTGGTGGCCTGTCTGCGCCGTGAGCCGGAGGTTGTCGTCACTGATACCGTCCCGGATGTGCGCCCCTATCTGGCGCGGGCGGCGGTTGTGCCGGTGCCGCTGCGGCATGGTTCCGGCACCCGCTACAAGATCCTGGAGGCCCTGGCGCTCGCGCGCGCTGTGGTCACGACGCCACGCGGGGCCGAAGGTCTGGCTCTGCGCGATGGTGAGCATGTGCTGATACGTGAGCTAGAGGACTTTGGCGAGGCGATTGTGACCCTGCTGCGCGATCGGCGGCTGGCGTGCCAGCTTGGGCGTAACGGGCGGCTCCTGGTCGAAGAGCGCTATTCCTGGGAGGCCCTTGCTCCACTGCTGCGCGCGGCCCTGGAGGGAAGGGGGGAGACGTCGGGGCAAAGCGGTGCTTGTTGA
- a CDS encoding peroxiredoxin: protein MSGSNTAEQRGKVQVGDLAPDFTLPDQTGRPASLHDFIGKSVVVLYFYPKDNTPGCTTEAVCFRDNYVVFKQAGAEVIGISSDSTESHEQFANQHRLPFILLSDRGAAVRKRYGVPTTLGLLPGRVTYIIDKRGVVRHIFSSQFNPEKHVEEALSIVRTLQDEEGAGASQASAGQV from the coding sequence ATGAGCGGATCTAACACCGCGGAGCAGCGAGGCAAAGTGCAGGTCGGTGACCTGGCCCCAGACTTCACGCTGCCCGATCAGACAGGTCGTCCGGCCAGCCTTCACGACTTCATCGGTAAGTCGGTGGTTGTCCTCTACTTCTATCCCAAGGACAATACGCCTGGCTGTACCACAGAGGCGGTTTGCTTCCGCGATAACTATGTGGTCTTCAAGCAGGCGGGGGCTGAAGTCATCGGCATTAGCTCGGACTCGACCGAGTCGCATGAGCAGTTTGCCAATCAGCATCGACTCCCTTTCATCCTGCTAAGCGACCGGGGGGCTGCTGTGCGCAAGCGCTATGGGGTACCGACAACGCTCGGCCTGCTGCCTGGGCGCGTGACCTATATTATCGACAAGCGTGGTGTGGTACGCCACATCTTCTCATCGCAGTTCAACCCTGAGAAGCATGTTGAGGAAGCCCTGAGCATCGTGCGGACCTTGCAAGATGAGGAAGGAGCCGGTGCCTCGCAGGCTTCTGCCGGGCAGGTCTGA
- a CDS encoding 6-carboxytetrahydropterin synthase, with protein sequence MATVYLTRRASFSASHRLWSEALSERENWELYGKCANPNGHGHNYTLEVTLCGEPDPRTGMLMNLAELREIMHREIVDQVDHRHLNYDVPWLRESIPTTENLVIKFWERLEVALPPGLLYEVRLIETDNNSASYRGERQPLTHP encoded by the coding sequence ATGGCAACGGTCTACTTAACGCGCCGCGCCAGCTTCAGCGCCTCGCATCGACTCTGGAGCGAGGCCCTCAGCGAGCGCGAAAACTGGGAACTTTACGGCAAATGCGCCAATCCCAACGGGCATGGGCACAACTACACGCTGGAAGTCACACTGTGTGGGGAGCCAGATCCCCGCACGGGCATGCTCATGAACCTGGCGGAGCTGCGTGAGATCATGCATCGCGAAATTGTCGACCAGGTCGATCATCGCCACCTCAACTACGACGTGCCCTGGCTACGCGAGAGCATTCCCACCACAGAGAACCTGGTCATCAAATTCTGGGAGCGGCTGGAGGTTGCCCTCCCGCCGGGCCTGCTCTACGAGGTCCGGCTCATCGAGACCGATAACAACAGCGCCAGCTATCGAGGCGAGCGCCAGCCACTCACTCATCCATAA
- a CDS encoding SDR family NAD(P)-dependent oxidoreductase produces the protein MSIKDRVAVITGAGRGIGRATAERFAREGANLVLFSRTPEHLDETRTRIERQGGRSRVLAIAGDVAREEDVERLFQQARAHYGRVDILINSAGIVALCPFREMDTATWDRVLAVNLRGTFLCCRAAFRLMAEQGQGVIINLSSLSGVKGVEKFPGLSAYNVSKAGVASLTEILALEGKAHNIRVCAVSPGAVDTDMLRQAAPHLKPGMSAEDMAEILLFLADDSGRRLSGTNLEIYSNA, from the coding sequence ATGAGCATCAAAGATCGAGTCGCCGTCATCACCGGAGCTGGCCGAGGCATCGGGCGCGCCACCGCCGAGCGCTTCGCGCGCGAAGGGGCCAATCTCGTCCTCTTCAGCCGCACACCAGAGCATCTCGACGAGACGCGCACCCGCATCGAGCGCCAGGGGGGCCGGAGCCGGGTCCTCGCCATTGCCGGGGACGTTGCCCGCGAAGAAGATGTCGAGCGCCTCTTTCAGCAGGCCCGCGCTCACTACGGGCGCGTCGACATCCTCATCAACAGCGCCGGCATCGTCGCCCTGTGTCCCTTCCGCGAAATGGATACGGCCACCTGGGACCGTGTGCTGGCCGTCAACCTGCGCGGTACCTTCCTCTGTTGTCGGGCCGCCTTCCGCCTGATGGCCGAGCAGGGCCAGGGCGTCATCATCAACCTCTCATCGCTCTCGGGAGTCAAGGGTGTCGAAAAATTCCCGGGTCTGAGCGCCTACAACGTCTCCAAAGCAGGGGTCGCCAGCCTGACCGAAATCCTGGCCCTTGAAGGCAAAGCCCACAACATCCGCGTCTGCGCCGTCAGTCCAGGAGCCGTCGACACCGACATGCTGCGCCAGGCCGCACCCCATCTCAAGCCCGGCATGAGCGCAGAGGACATGGCCGAGATCCTGCTCTTCCTGGCCGACGACAGCGGGCGCAGGCTCAGCGGCACCAACCTGGAGATCTACAGCAACGCCTAG
- a CDS encoding phosphate signaling complex PhoU family protein, giving the protein MTRTLLDKELQELDQQINQLGAMVDEALKNALEALRSGDQARSGMVIEADARVDSLRAAIEEHTIRLLTLQQPLAGMDLRYLTAALSIAGDLERIGDGAAGIATIILRMMPLRAEAVSQVEVDSRLADEGAGNGPASAQVAGRQEHHRVSEASIMQGILDLGQEARRVLQGTMQAFAQRDAAAARHLWQEDDVVDVRYHLVRHDLMAMLAGAQAIPALQSDPRILQRATYLLWIAHKLERVADHCTNICERIVFIVEGEAAIAEREQE; this is encoded by the coding sequence ATGACGCGAACGTTGCTTGATAAAGAGCTACAGGAGCTGGATCAGCAGATCAATCAGCTTGGCGCGATGGTTGATGAGGCGCTCAAGAACGCGCTTGAGGCTTTACGCAGTGGCGACCAGGCGCGCTCGGGCATGGTCATAGAGGCGGATGCACGTGTCGATAGCCTGCGCGCAGCTATCGAGGAGCATACGATTCGGCTGCTGACCCTCCAGCAGCCGCTGGCGGGTATGGACCTGCGCTATCTGACAGCGGCTCTTTCGATCGCCGGTGATCTGGAGCGCATTGGCGATGGAGCGGCGGGCATTGCCACAATCATTCTGCGTATGATGCCGCTGCGGGCTGAGGCGGTCTCGCAGGTGGAGGTTGATAGCCGTCTGGCCGATGAGGGGGCAGGCAACGGTCCAGCCTCGGCTCAAGTGGCAGGGCGGCAGGAGCATCATCGCGTCAGCGAGGCCTCGATTATGCAGGGGATTCTTGACCTGGGGCAGGAGGCGCGGCGCGTGCTGCAGGGCACGATGCAGGCCTTTGCCCAGCGCGATGCGGCGGCGGCCCGCCATCTCTGGCAGGAGGATGATGTGGTCGATGTGCGCTATCACCTGGTGCGCCATGATCTGATGGCTATGCTGGCGGGGGCTCAGGCAATTCCCGCTCTGCAGAGCGATCCGCGTATCCTGCAGCGCGCGACGTACTTGCTCTGGATCGCCCACAAGCTGGAGCGCGTTGCTGATCACTGCACCAATATCTGTGAGCGCATTGTCTTTATTGTCGAAGGCGAGGCGGCTATCGCTGAACGCGAGCAGGAGTGA
- a CDS encoding beta-class carbonic anhydrase has product MLDEVLEHNRRFVAEHQLASLSHLPQRRTAVVTCMDCRLVGLLEQALGLERGDVVELRTAGATVAVPGREGEGVNSDLIRSLAGAIYLLGVREVLVIGHTNCGLAHVDPAALTGSMQALGVEPQGLIERYGLGDQAGLVRWLGAFSQLEENVREVVQFIRNSPFLPRLPVHGLVIDVVSGRLELVDRDTRPGLAG; this is encoded by the coding sequence ATGCTGGATGAGGTTCTGGAGCATAATCGACGCTTTGTGGCCGAGCACCAGCTGGCGTCGCTGAGCCATTTGCCCCAGCGACGGACGGCGGTGGTTACCTGTATGGACTGCCGCCTGGTGGGCTTGCTGGAGCAGGCCCTGGGGTTGGAGCGCGGTGATGTTGTTGAATTACGCACGGCGGGGGCGACGGTGGCCGTTCCTGGGCGTGAGGGGGAGGGGGTCAACAGCGATTTGATTCGCTCGTTGGCGGGAGCTATCTATTTGCTGGGCGTGCGTGAGGTGCTCGTCATCGGCCATACCAACTGTGGCCTGGCCCATGTCGATCCGGCGGCGTTGACTGGCTCGATGCAAGCGCTGGGGGTGGAGCCGCAGGGTCTGATCGAGCGCTATGGTCTGGGTGATCAGGCGGGTCTGGTGCGCTGGCTGGGAGCCTTCTCTCAGCTAGAGGAGAATGTGCGCGAGGTGGTGCAGTTTATTCGCAACAGTCCTTTCCTGCCCAGATTGCCGGTCCACGGCCTGGTGATCGATGTGGTCAGCGGCAGGTTGGAGCTGGTTGATCGCGACACCCGTCCGGGGCTTGCTGGCTAA
- a CDS encoding DUF4388 domain-containing protein produces the protein MTTNTRLLQGSLRDFGLVEILQMMELGSATGALHLKHEQGRVGILYFSDGKIANCSELDPCALTLGDVLQQLGMATYHEVEWAFNQQLQDAFGRRIGERLIAMRVINEQQLYEALRTKALWTARELALWREGTYEFITSPKKQAFLPYGEQPLDLEIVRVTMEMVRYSDEWEQLKLYLPNGMRTILQLVPTIPYPLSFNGRVIEVLQRVTIHRWVRKIATGLRRPELEVARDLATLVQQRLIVPLAEEPHPPSRGARTVRLPGPAERMRMESFELLNLISRMEQDWYKRKNPVEQLPALVHYINWTMEALAETCRANGTELDPNTLEALLTREHLRYMGNYKFIIQNNRIEVENFTALCHEVLHGDLQRSKEFYEEALSVLSRILRVIFETINSRVASLYERLENQEVWEAFFSLFEPPQN, from the coding sequence ATGACGACGAATACCAGACTCTTGCAGGGGTCGCTGAGAGATTTCGGGCTGGTTGAAATTCTGCAGATGATGGAGCTGGGGTCGGCGACGGGTGCCTTGCACTTGAAGCACGAGCAGGGGCGGGTCGGTATTCTCTATTTCAGCGATGGCAAGATCGCCAACTGCTCTGAGCTTGATCCGTGCGCGCTGACCCTGGGCGATGTGCTTCAGCAATTGGGCATGGCCACCTACCACGAGGTGGAGTGGGCCTTTAATCAGCAGCTTCAGGACGCTTTCGGGCGCCGCATCGGCGAGCGCCTGATTGCTATGCGCGTCATTAATGAGCAGCAGCTCTACGAGGCTCTGCGTACGAAGGCACTATGGACGGCGCGCGAGTTGGCTCTCTGGCGCGAAGGCACCTATGAGTTCATCACCAGTCCGAAGAAGCAGGCCTTTCTGCCCTATGGAGAGCAGCCGCTCGATCTGGAGATTGTGCGCGTGACGATGGAGATGGTGCGCTACTCTGATGAGTGGGAGCAGCTCAAGCTGTATCTGCCCAATGGAATGCGCACTATTCTGCAACTGGTGCCGACGATTCCTTACCCGCTTAGCTTCAATGGGCGGGTGATCGAGGTGCTGCAGCGGGTGACGATCCACCGCTGGGTCCGCAAGATCGCCACCGGCCTGCGCCGGCCCGAGCTGGAAGTGGCGCGCGATCTGGCGACGCTCGTTCAGCAGCGGCTGATTGTCCCGCTGGCGGAGGAGCCGCATCCCCCTTCGCGCGGCGCTCGCACGGTTCGCTTGCCTGGTCCTGCTGAGCGGATGCGCATGGAGAGCTTCGAGCTGCTGAATCTGATCAGCCGCATGGAGCAGGATTGGTATAAGCGCAAGAATCCGGTGGAGCAGTTGCCGGCCCTGGTGCACTATATTAACTGGACGATGGAGGCCCTGGCCGAGACCTGCCGCGCCAATGGCACCGAGCTCGATCCCAATACGCTGGAGGCCCTGCTGACACGCGAGCACCTGCGCTATATGGGCAACTACAAGTTCATTATCCAAAACAATCGCATCGAAGTGGAGAATTTCACGGCCCTCTGCCATGAGGTGCTCCACGGCGATCTGCAGCGCTCCAAGGAGTTCTACGAGGAAGCGCTCTCGGTGCTTTCGCGTATCCTGCGCGTGATCTTTGAGACCATTAACTCGCGGGTGGCCTCGCTCTATGAGCGGCTGGAGAATCAAGAAGTTTGGGAAGCCTTCTTCTCGCTCTTTGAGCCTCCCCAGAACTGA
- a CDS encoding serine/threonine-protein kinase, which produces MKESPDESELEPGTRLGNYVLIRRLGEGGMARVYLARQIYIERLVAIKVLRLRASAHEAEELRREASLLARLPAHPHIIQVYEFGFAGPVPYLVMEYAPYGSMRSYCGGGVCLLPGEACRYLRQAAAALQTVHHYGLVHQDVKPDNLLLVKPNHLLLSDFGIAASLRLARLRATHTLVGTAAYMAPEQFEGRPSIASDQYALAVVLYEWLCGTPPLVGSFLELQQLHQRRVTLPSPREHVPTLPPAIEPVLARALAHEPHRRYPSIWDFARACEWALLERRKRL; this is translated from the coding sequence GTGAAAGAAAGCCCTGATGAGAGTGAACTTGAGCCTGGGACGCGGCTGGGCAACTATGTCCTGATTCGTCGGCTTGGCGAAGGGGGGATGGCGCGCGTTTATCTGGCGCGTCAGATCTACATCGAGCGTCTGGTTGCCATCAAAGTGTTGCGTCTGCGGGCCTCGGCCCACGAGGCTGAAGAGCTACGGCGGGAGGCCAGCCTGCTGGCCCGCTTGCCGGCGCATCCCCACATTATCCAGGTTTACGAATTTGGCTTTGCTGGTCCGGTGCCCTATCTGGTGATGGAGTATGCCCCCTATGGAAGCATGCGCAGCTACTGTGGAGGGGGGGTCTGTCTCCTGCCGGGCGAGGCCTGTCGCTATCTGCGGCAGGCGGCGGCGGCCCTGCAGACCGTGCATCATTATGGGCTGGTGCATCAGGATGTCAAACCTGACAACCTGCTGCTGGTTAAGCCGAACCATCTCCTGCTGAGCGACTTTGGCATCGCGGCCTCCTTGCGCCTGGCGCGTCTGAGGGCGACCCACACGCTGGTGGGCACCGCGGCCTACATGGCTCCTGAGCAGTTTGAAGGGCGGCCCAGCATAGCCAGCGACCAGTATGCCCTGGCGGTAGTCCTCTACGAGTGGCTGTGCGGGACGCCGCCCCTGGTCGGCTCATTTCTCGAGTTACAGCAGCTTCACCAGCGCCGGGTGACGCTGCCCTCGCCGCGGGAGCATGTGCCCACGCTGCCGCCGGCCATTGAGCCGGTGCTGGCGCGGGCCCTGGCGCACGAGCCGCACCGGCGCTATCCCAGCATCTGGGACTTTGCCAGGGCCTGTGAGTGGGCCTTGCTGGAGAGAAGAAAACGCCTGTGA
- a CDS encoding HEAT repeat domain-containing protein — MKDRDASPEPGAQEKVQPGYLGPTPPPSRPPAKGQRLYVERPEQLLDAVEVLRTARIIGVDAEFVQGRSRLLGENGPSHRLALLQLAIDGQCFVIDAWRLADLSPLAVVTENAEISILLHGAGADLHVMAERGLNVAHYFDLEAASRSIFGQNESSLAAMLQRAFGIHLDKSLQRTDWARRPLPPAMVAYAARDAEMTLALYYWLDEHYHDILVLHEYVGELEPVADWIEPFLRGSSSLPAELAVAEARAKGLLSDEQIYADCRAALASLRHPMRRSRLLRLIADLSLSGLAPELEALLKAPTSDERAAAARALGRLGHQSSREAIRSLLQDPVYDVRKAAQSALRTLNASPRPLTAQPTRLTDGSRSWTIGEESDDAADDSDWKARLRSLMDE, encoded by the coding sequence TTGAAAGACAGAGATGCTTCGCCGGAACCAGGCGCTCAAGAGAAAGTTCAGCCGGGTTATCTTGGCCCGACGCCTCCGCCCAGTCGCCCGCCGGCCAAAGGGCAGCGTCTCTATGTAGAGCGACCGGAGCAATTGCTCGATGCTGTCGAAGTCTTGCGCACGGCCCGCATTATCGGAGTCGATGCTGAGTTTGTCCAGGGCCGCTCGCGGCTCCTGGGCGAGAATGGTCCGTCTCATCGCCTGGCTCTGCTGCAGTTAGCGATCGATGGTCAGTGCTTCGTGATTGATGCCTGGCGCCTCGCTGATCTCTCTCCTCTGGCCGTGGTCACTGAGAATGCGGAGATCAGTATTCTCTTGCATGGGGCGGGGGCCGATCTGCACGTGATGGCCGAGCGCGGTCTGAATGTGGCGCACTACTTTGATTTGGAGGCCGCGAGTCGCTCGATCTTCGGCCAGAACGAGTCGTCGCTGGCGGCGATGCTGCAGCGGGCCTTTGGCATCCATCTTGATAAGAGTCTGCAGCGTACCGATTGGGCGCGGCGCCCGTTGCCGCCGGCGATGGTTGCTTATGCGGCGCGGGATGCTGAGATGACGCTGGCCCTCTACTATTGGCTGGATGAGCACTATCACGATATTCTGGTGCTCCATGAGTACGTCGGCGAGCTGGAGCCGGTCGCTGACTGGATTGAGCCGTTTCTGCGCGGGTCGTCGTCGCTGCCCGCCGAGTTGGCGGTGGCCGAGGCGCGCGCGAAGGGGCTGTTGAGCGACGAGCAGATCTATGCCGATTGCCGTGCAGCCCTGGCGAGCCTGCGCCATCCCATGCGCCGCAGTCGGCTTCTGCGCCTGATCGCCGATCTCTCGCTGAGCGGCCTGGCGCCCGAGCTGGAAGCCTTGCTCAAGGCGCCAACCTCCGATGAACGTGCCGCCGCGGCGCGCGCGTTGGGCCGCCTGGGCCACCAGAGCAGCCGCGAGGCGATCCGCTCCCTCTTGCAGGACCCTGTCTACGATGTGCGCAAGGCTGCGCAGTCTGCCCTGCGTACCCTCAATGCTTCTCCTCGTCCGCTGACCGCCCAGCCGACGCGCCTCACCGATGGGTCCCGCAGTTGGACGATCGGCGAGGAGAGCGACGATGCTGCCGACGATAGCGATTGGAAGGCCCGCCTCCGCTCACTTATGGATGAGTGA
- a CDS encoding aldehyde dehydrogenase family protein, translating to MTQPHVQTDLPARSEPPVFYNFIGGQWRPSASGATFVSTNPAHCSEIIGYYQQSSVADLDEAVRAARQAQPAWAATPAPQRAAILLRAAQILETRQEELAILMTREMGKILNEARGEVQTAIDVARYIASDGWRAEGETVPSVQRGKLYLTVRQPLGVVGLITPWNFPLAIPAWKTFPALQAGNAVVLKPASDTPLLALKLAQVLQEAGLPDGLLNVVTGPGGTLGEALASHPDVNMISLTGSTEVGRRVAELCGRDLRRCALELGGKNAVIVLEDADLPRAVASVALGAFGTTGQRCTATSRVIVHRAVVSEFSERLIEAAADLRIGDGLREDVDMGPLVNRGRVQAVHEYTELGKHEGARLLYGGNPLREGEYSDGAFYQPTIFGEVQPEMRIAREEIFGPFVSIIPVASYEEAVSIANSTIYGLSTAIFTRSTHYTFRAMRDIQSGLIYVNAPTTRSEIHMPFGGMKASGNGHRELGPNAVADYSEVKTVAVVYE from the coding sequence ATGACACAGCCACACGTCCAGACAGACCTTCCGGCGCGCAGCGAGCCGCCGGTCTTCTATAACTTCATCGGCGGCCAGTGGCGCCCCTCGGCGAGCGGGGCCACCTTCGTCAGCACCAACCCGGCCCATTGCTCCGAAATCATTGGCTACTACCAGCAATCGAGCGTCGCCGACCTTGATGAGGCCGTGCGCGCCGCGCGCCAGGCACAACCCGCCTGGGCGGCCACACCGGCGCCGCAGCGGGCCGCGATCCTGCTGCGCGCGGCCCAGATCCTGGAGACGCGCCAGGAAGAGCTGGCGATTCTCATGACGCGCGAGATGGGCAAGATCCTGAACGAGGCGCGGGGCGAAGTCCAGACGGCTATTGACGTCGCCCGTTATATTGCCAGCGACGGCTGGCGTGCCGAAGGCGAGACCGTCCCTTCGGTTCAGCGCGGCAAGCTCTACCTGACCGTGCGCCAGCCACTCGGCGTCGTCGGGCTGATCACCCCCTGGAACTTCCCCCTGGCCATCCCGGCCTGGAAGACCTTTCCCGCCCTGCAGGCCGGCAATGCCGTAGTTTTGAAGCCCGCCAGCGACACCCCCTTGCTGGCCCTCAAACTGGCCCAGGTCTTGCAGGAGGCCGGCCTGCCCGATGGTCTCTTGAACGTTGTCACCGGGCCTGGTGGCACCCTGGGCGAGGCCCTGGCCAGCCATCCCGACGTCAATATGATCTCGCTGACCGGCTCGACCGAGGTCGGACGGCGCGTCGCCGAGCTGTGCGGGCGCGACCTGCGCCGCTGCGCGCTGGAGCTGGGCGGCAAGAACGCCGTCATCGTGCTGGAGGACGCCGACCTGCCGCGCGCCGTCGCCAGCGTGGCCCTGGGGGCCTTTGGCACCACCGGCCAGCGCTGCACAGCCACCAGCCGCGTCATCGTGCACCGCGCCGTTGTCTCCGAGTTTAGCGAGCGCCTCATCGAGGCTGCCGCCGACCTGCGCATCGGCGATGGCCTGCGCGAAGACGTCGACATGGGACCGCTCGTCAACCGGGGGCGCGTGCAGGCCGTGCACGAGTACACCGAGCTGGGCAAGCACGAAGGGGCCCGGCTCCTATATGGGGGCAATCCACTGCGCGAGGGAGAATACAGCGACGGCGCCTTTTACCAGCCGACCATCTTCGGCGAAGTCCAGCCCGAGATGCGCATCGCCCGTGAGGAAATCTTTGGTCCCTTCGTCTCCATCATCCCGGTGGCCTCCTACGAAGAAGCCGTTAGCATCGCCAACAGCACCATCTATGGCCTCTCAACGGCCATCTTCACCCGCAGCACTCACTACACTTTCCGCGCCATGCGCGACATCCAGTCTGGGCTGATCTACGTCAACGCGCCAACCACGCGCTCGGAGATCCATATGCCCTTCGGAGGAATGAAGGCCAGCGGCAATGGCCACCGCGAGCTGGGCCCCAACGCCGTCGCCGACTACAGCGAGGTCAAGACCGTCGCCGTTGTCTATGAATAG